In a single window of the Aminomonas paucivorans DSM 12260 genome:
- the rlmB gene encoding 23S rRNA (guanosine(2251)-2'-O)-methyltransferase RlmB, which yields MREETVGDAPQKEQEDLLYGRNAVWALLESQPRRCLKVWLAKGTRDPFRSRILDRCREAGIPLQELDGKGLERMLPGKVHQGVAARTAGVELLELREVLARIPPAPEPVLVVVLDHLEDPHNAGAIVRSAEAVGALAALLPLRRGALPTGAMVKASTGAALRLPLGRIGNVGQDLRLLQEAGLWVVGLEAQGERSLFETPLSPRMALVVGSEGKGLGRTTLQGCDEVLHIPMRGESGSLNGSVAAALGLYEWFRSVTPSSTFPGRA from the coding sequence TTGAGGGAAGAAACCGTGGGGGATGCCCCGCAGAAGGAACAAGAGGATCTGCTTTACGGGCGCAATGCCGTCTGGGCCCTGCTGGAATCCCAACCCCGACGGTGCTTGAAAGTATGGCTCGCCAAGGGAACCCGGGACCCCTTCCGCAGCCGGATCCTGGATCGTTGTCGGGAGGCGGGAATCCCCCTACAGGAACTGGATGGCAAGGGGTTGGAACGCATGCTTCCGGGTAAGGTGCACCAGGGGGTGGCCGCGAGGACCGCAGGGGTGGAACTGCTGGAACTGCGGGAGGTGCTTGCTCGCATCCCCCCAGCGCCGGAGCCGGTTTTGGTGGTGGTGTTGGACCACCTGGAGGATCCACACAACGCCGGGGCGATCGTGAGGAGCGCCGAAGCGGTGGGCGCGCTGGCTGCCCTTTTGCCCCTGCGCCGGGGGGCGCTTCCCACGGGGGCCATGGTGAAGGCCAGCACGGGGGCGGCCCTGAGGCTCCCCCTGGGGCGAATCGGTAACGTGGGACAGGATCTGCGGTTGCTTCAGGAGGCAGGGCTTTGGGTGGTGGGATTGGAAGCCCAGGGGGAGCGATCGCTCTTCGAGACTCCCTTGTCCCCCCGTATGGCCTTGGTTGTGGGGTCGGAGGGCAAGGGCTTAGGACGCACCACCCTGCAGGGGTGTGATGAGGTGCTCCACATCCCCATGAGGGGAGAATCGGGGTCTCTCAACGGGAGCGTTGCCGCAGCCTTGGGCCTCTACGAGTGGTTCCGATCCGTGACCCCTTCGTCCACCTTCCCGGGTAGGGCCTGA
- a CDS encoding V-type ATP synthase subunit K: MESILATMADQLGPVLAMLGAALAAGYAGSGSAMGIGIANEAAAGIMTEDPKKFGLALILLALPGTQGIYGLLTAFFAIQKAGLLGGAGVHVSVWQGLGIFFACLPIAVAGYYSAIYQGKSSAATILMIAKRPEEIGKAVILPAMVETYAVLALLMSIILLNSIKIG; encoded by the coding sequence ATGGAATCGATTCTTGCGACGATGGCGGATCAGTTGGGACCGGTGCTGGCCATGTTGGGTGCGGCGCTGGCGGCGGGGTATGCGGGCTCCGGATCGGCCATGGGGATCGGGATTGCCAACGAGGCGGCAGCGGGGATCATGACGGAGGACCCCAAGAAGTTCGGGCTTGCCCTGATCCTTCTGGCGCTTCCGGGGACGCAGGGTATCTACGGGCTCCTCACCGCGTTTTTTGCCATCCAGAAGGCCGGGCTGCTGGGCGGGGCGGGAGTCCACGTCTCGGTCTGGCAGGGACTGGGAATTTTCTTCGCCTGCCTCCCCATCGCGGTGGCGGGGTACTATTCCGCCATCTACCAGGGAAAATCTTCCGCTGCCACCATCCTCATGATCGCCAAGCGTCCCGAGGAGATCGGGAAGGCGGTCATCCTGCCCGCCATGGTGGAGACCTACGCGGTGCTGGCCCTGTTGATGAGCATCATCCTCCTCAACAGCATCAAGATCGGATGA
- a CDS encoding V-type ATP synthase subunit I, producing MALAEMGKYRLVVHASVAEAVFRALQGFGECEFLSPSAEEGKMACPGSPLHEVDESLGEARFVARFLDPLVENKPSAIDRVLGKTPAFSLADLEKQATSKDLTAVSGELRDLDRRLSELRTEGARLRALLSQMEPLCALPFPLELFNAGTGLLEAHLGRLAEENLFAFTQALRGHLQDRFDLFTPPPQDKDPVRTVAVLVFRSEAATFLKIAEEHDFARIDLPRELSGSPQQEVTVLSARLEEIRTEEAALLERAKEGADHRFQDALLLSDHWSILRSRLESLGETEATAATRLADFWMPVSREEDLRRTLRPFEEGVDLRRTELEEGDVPPTLLENPRWAAPYEPLTNMYGTPSYGGVDPTALMAPFFFLFFGMCFGDAGYGLVLSALFLYFLVRHQLTGNARKFFLVLAGGSISTVFVGALTGSWLGNTVDAFPFLRFLKPAKDALQILDPMNDPMTFLAISLALGFLQLIFGLLVGMADSLRRKDYMGAFADKGGWILFLVGLVFFGGTSSGILPSSLSGFSKVVAAAGALVLVATQGRGKPTLFGRLLSGVLSLYNVTAYLGDTLSYSRLLALGLSSAAIGMIVNLLCTLVVGVPYVGIPLAVLIFVGGHIFSIAVNILGAFIHSLRLQYVEFFSKFYEANGRPFAPFRCETQFVRLAEKADPLP from the coding sequence ATGGCCTTAGCTGAGATGGGAAAATACCGTCTGGTGGTCCACGCTTCCGTGGCCGAGGCGGTCTTCCGAGCGCTCCAGGGTTTTGGCGAGTGTGAGTTTCTCTCCCCTTCCGCGGAGGAGGGGAAGATGGCGTGCCCCGGGTCCCCGCTTCACGAGGTGGATGAGTCTCTGGGCGAGGCGCGTTTCGTGGCCCGTTTCCTGGATCCCTTGGTGGAGAACAAACCGAGTGCGATAGATCGGGTGTTGGGAAAAACTCCCGCCTTCTCCTTGGCTGACCTGGAAAAGCAGGCGACTTCCAAGGATCTGACCGCCGTGTCTGGCGAACTGCGGGATCTCGACAGAAGGCTTTCGGAACTTCGGACCGAAGGCGCCCGATTGCGGGCGCTCCTTTCTCAAATGGAACCCCTTTGCGCCCTTCCCTTCCCGCTGGAACTCTTCAACGCGGGCACGGGGCTCCTGGAGGCCCATCTGGGGCGACTGGCGGAGGAGAACCTGTTCGCCTTCACCCAGGCCCTTCGTGGACACCTCCAGGATCGATTCGATCTCTTCACCCCTCCCCCGCAGGACAAGGATCCGGTCCGCACCGTGGCGGTTCTGGTCTTCCGCTCCGAGGCAGCGACTTTTCTGAAGATCGCGGAGGAGCACGACTTTGCGCGGATCGACCTTCCCCGCGAGCTTTCCGGGTCCCCCCAGCAGGAGGTGACGGTCCTTTCCGCCCGGCTGGAGGAAATCCGCACCGAGGAAGCGGCTCTCCTGGAACGAGCCAAGGAAGGGGCAGATCATCGTTTTCAGGATGCCCTTCTTCTGTCCGACCATTGGAGCATCCTCCGATCACGGCTCGAATCCCTCGGGGAAACGGAAGCTACGGCAGCCACTCGGTTGGCGGATTTCTGGATGCCCGTCTCCCGAGAGGAAGACCTGCGTCGGACCCTTCGTCCCTTCGAGGAGGGAGTGGATCTTCGGCGAACCGAGCTCGAAGAAGGGGATGTCCCTCCCACGTTGCTGGAGAACCCCCGATGGGCCGCGCCCTACGAGCCCCTGACCAACATGTACGGGACCCCCAGCTATGGGGGGGTGGATCCCACGGCCCTCATGGCCCCGTTTTTCTTCCTGTTCTTCGGGATGTGCTTCGGAGACGCGGGGTATGGGCTGGTCCTTTCGGCCCTGTTCCTCTACTTCCTGGTGCGGCACCAGCTCACGGGGAATGCCCGGAAGTTCTTCCTCGTCCTGGCGGGGGGGAGCATCTCCACGGTCTTCGTGGGGGCACTCACAGGGTCCTGGCTGGGCAACACCGTGGACGCCTTTCCCTTTCTGCGTTTCCTGAAGCCTGCCAAGGATGCGCTGCAGATCCTGGATCCCATGAACGATCCCATGACCTTCCTGGCCATCTCCCTGGCCCTGGGCTTCCTGCAGCTGATCTTCGGACTCCTGGTGGGCATGGCGGATTCACTTCGCAGGAAGGACTACATGGGGGCCTTCGCGGACAAGGGCGGGTGGATCCTCTTCCTGGTGGGGCTTGTGTTTTTTGGGGGGACCAGTTCCGGGATCCTGCCGTCGTCTCTTTCCGGGTTCAGCAAGGTGGTTGCCGCGGCGGGGGCTCTCGTCCTGGTGGCAACTCAGGGCAGAGGCAAGCCCACGCTTTTCGGGCGGCTCCTGTCGGGCGTCCTGAGCCTCTACAACGTCACCGCCTATCTGGGCGATACCCTCAGCTACAGCCGACTGCTTGCCCTGGGCCTTTCCTCGGCGGCCATCGGGATGATCGTGAACCTGCTCTGCACCCTGGTGGTGGGAGTGCCCTACGTGGGGATCCCTCTGGCCGTCCTGATCTTCGTGGGGGGGCACATCTTCAGCATCGCCGTGAACATCCTGGGGGCGTTCATCCACTCCCTGCGGCTTCAGTACGTGGAGTTCTTCAGCAAGTTCTACGAAGCCAACGGGCGTCCCTTTGCTCCGTTCCGGTGCGAGACACAATTTGTGCGTCTCGCGGAGAAAGCGGATCCCCTCCCGTAA